ACATCCAGAATAATGCGCCGGGGCCGCCGAGCGCAACGGCGGATGCAACACCTGCCATGTTACCAGTGCCGACCCGGGAAGCAGCACTGATTGCGAATGCCTGGAAGGAGCTGGTTCCTCTTTTGCCGGAGGAATTGTAGGATTGTTTATCCGCAACCGCACGAAACATTTCCGGCAGTAAACGGAACTGAACAAACTTGGTTCTTATGGTAAAGTAAAGGCCTAAGCCCAGGAGAACAATAATTAAAATATAAGACCAGAGAAAATCATTCACATGGCCCAGAATGGACTCGAAAATATCCATTATCTTCATTCCTTTCCCTGTTTGATTGATGGACAGTCGCCTATCATTTCTCGTATATGCCCAAGCATCTTGTGTAAAGCGTTCAATCTAAAATTGCAACTCGCCTAAAATAGCAGGTGAATGCGTCTGGCGCAGTCATTCCGCCTAAGCGCATTGATACTTTTTGAACATACACTTTAAAAGAATAATTTATTATAACATAAAATTACAGTTGAAATATATCAATCATTTGTTTGACAGCCTCTTCCAATTTTTTCTCCTGTATTCCTGCAAACCCGATCACAAATTGCGGATAGGAGGCAATCGCATCTTTCGTAGCATAATAGGAAATGGAATACAGTTTGATTTTTTGCTGCTTGGCTCTTTGGAGTATTTCTTGTTCTGTTAGGCCATTCTTTACTTCACAGACGACATGCAGCCCCGATTGCTCTCCAAGAAGCTGAATAGAAGGTTTATAAGGTTCAAAAAGTTCATGAACCAATTCAAACTTTCTTCTGTATATTTTCCGCATCCGATTTAAATGTTTTTCAAAATATCCATCCTGAATAAAGTGTGCCAGTACATGCTGGTCGATTCGTGAAACGGTCGAATGTTGAAAGGTGAGTCTGTTCCGATATTGTTCCAATAATTTTTTCGGCAGAATCATGTAACTGATCCGCAGGGACGGAATGAGCGATTTCGAAAAAGAACCCAGATAGATAACTCGATCATTAAAATCCATTTTTTTCATTGGCGGGATGGTCTTCCCTGTATAACGAAATTCACTATCATAATCATCTTCAATGATGTAACGACTTTCTGTTTCATTGGCCCATTGCAGTAATTGGCTGCGCCGGTTGATAGAAGTAACAGTGCCATATGGAAAATGATTGGAAGGGGTCACATAGATAAAATCAGGTTCCAAAAGATGTACAGCTTCCATGGATACCCCCTCCTCATTCATGGATAAGGGACGTCCTAAAAAGCCAAAATGCGTAATCAATTTTACCATTAACTGATAGCCGGGGTCTTCAATGCCAAATACCGTCGAGTCCGGAAGCAAGGACAGCAGCTGCTGCATCAAAACTTCCACTCCTGCTCCAACCACGATGGTATCAGGATCACAGTCAATACCACGTGCATGGTAAACGTAATGCGCAATGGCTTCACGGAGTACCTTGTCGCCTTGTGCTTCACCAAGTAACAGTAAATCATGATGCGCTTCATCAATCACTTGCCGGTTTAATTTTCTCCATGCAGAAAAAGGAAATGCTTCTGTATCTATTTTATTGGGAGAAAAATCAAATAGCGTAGCCGGTTTTTCGTCTTGTTTAGGAGCCTCTTTTTTGGTTGTCTGTTCTATAAATTCTAAATCTCCATGTGCCAGAACATAGAATCCTCTCCTTGGACGAGAAGTGATATACCCTTCAGCAACAAGCTGTTCAAAAGCTGTTTCTACCGTGTTTTGACTTACTTCCAAATGGTTGGCGAGTTTTCGTTTGGAAGGCAGTTTTTGCCCATGCGGAAGTCGTTCCTGTACAATCTCCTGTTTAATAAATTCATAGAGCTGTTCGTATAAGGCGATGTCATTTGTTTTGTCTAAATGGACAGATAGTAGATCCATGTTTTTTCCTCCTCCTGAAAACTGACCTCATTAAAATTTATAAAATTGGCGCTTTCATTCATGTCATCTTATTCTTATAATAATAAAAAAATAATGAAAAATTCAAGGAGGAAGTAACATGACAGATCGAGTAACTGGTACAGAACGTGTTAAAAGAGGAATGGCGCAAATGCAAAAAGGCGGCGTCATTATGGATGTAGTCAATAAAGAGCAGGCAAAAATCGCAGAAGAAGCTGGTGCCGTTGCCGTTATGGCTTTGGAAAAAGTACCATCTGATATTCGTGCTGCAGGTGGTGTAGCGAGAATGGCAGATGTTGGGATTGTGGAAGAAGTGATGGAAGCTGTGTCGATTCCGGTCATGGCAAAGGCTCGTATTGGTCATATTGTAGAAGCGCGGGTTTTGGAATCACTGGGCGTGGACTATATTGATGAAAGTGAAGTGCTGACCCCTGCGGATGATTTATTCCATCTGAATAAAAAGCCGTTTACGGTTCCGTTTGTGTGTGGTTGCCGCGATTTAGGAGAAGCAGCCCGCCGTATCGGAGAAGGTGCTTCGATGCTACGTACAAAAGGAGAGCCTGGAACAGGAAATATTGTGGAGGCCGTACGTCATTTACGTGAAGTACAATCACAGGTAAAAAGAATTGTACATATGAACGAGGATGAGCTGATGACCGAAGCAAAAGAGCTAGGAGCACCATTTGAAATCTTATTACAAATTAAAGAAGAGGGAAGACTACCGGTCGTAAACTTTGCAGCAGGTGGTGTGGCAACACCAGCGGATGCTGCTCTGATGATGGAGCTTGGTGCCGATGGTGTATTTGTAGGCTCCGGTATTTTTAAATCAAAACATCCGGAAAAATTTGCTCGTTCCATTGTTGAAGCTACCACAGCTTATCAAGATTATCAGAAGATTGGGGAGCTATCGAAAGACTTGGGTGAAGCAATGAAAGGTATTGATATGAAAACATTACAAGCAGAAGATAGAATGCAGGATCGCAGTTTTTAAGTCTTGGTGAAGGAGAGAGTACGATGAGTGAACGTAAATATACAATCGGCATTCTCGGTATGCAAGGAGCAACCGCAGAACATGCCAAGCATCTGCATCATTTGGGACATGATACAATGCTTATCAAAAATAAAGAGCAGCTGGAGGATGTCGATGGTCTCATTATCCCTGGCGGAGAAAGTACAGCTATTTGGCGTTTGATGAAGAAAAATAATCTGATAGAAGCTGTTCGCACCTTTGCTCAGTTAAAAAAGCCGATTTTTGGGACATGCGCCGGGCTTGTTCTGCTTGCAACCGATGATCCGGGTACGGAGGATCCCGTAAAGCTGGGATTAATGGATATTCAAGTAACAAGAAACGGATTTGGCAGACAAAAGGATAGTTTTGAAGCTGCTTTAGATGTGAAAGACATGACAACGTCTTATCCAGCAGTATTTATCCGTGCACCTTATATTGAAACGGCCGGGGAAAATGTCACTGTTTTAGCAACCTATGATGATAAAATCGTAGCTGCAAAAGAAGATAATTTATTAGCAGCAGCTTTTCATCCGGAATTAACAGACGATAATCGATTTTTAGAATTATTTCTTTCGATGGTGGAAGAGCAGACGGTATCTACGGTTTCATAAAGTGAAACTTTCCTCAATGGGGGGGTTTTTCCTCCAGCTATACTGCGATAAAACAAAGGCAGCAATCTCGTCAGAAGACGGAGTTGCTGCCTTTTTAATATGCTTCAATGATTAAGAGGTGTTACTTCTTTCTCTTTAGCTTACTGTTTTTCTCCCTGTTTAATAATGCCTTACGCAGGTCGCTGGATTTTTGTTTATTCGCCTGGTCAGCCGCTGCATCCAGTGTGATTTTAGGATACGTTTCCGATGATTCTTCGATATGCACAACAGACTTTACTGTACATGTTGCAGGGAGCTCCTTGCTGGGAATGTGGATTTCCCGGTTTTCTGTTTCTATTAAAATAACAGCCAAATCTCCTTCGAATCGGTCAATGATGCCTTTCATCGCTATCCAACTCCTTTAAAAGCCGCAAATATAGCCTTCTGACTCTATATCTGCAATTCTGCTTGGACCGAGACCATTTATTTTTTCGATTTCTTCCAAGCTGTCAAATGGACGTTCATCTATTATTTGCGCTGCCCGTTCTTCACCGATATGAATAATCGCTGTTAAATCTTCTTTGGAAGCACGATTTAAATCGATGCAACTATCTTCATTTGTTTCTTCTTCTGCAGCTGAAGAGTTGTCTGGTCCATCTTGAATTGCTTCCTCTTCGGCTCCATTTTGTTCATCATCTGGATTGGCTTCACTCATCTCTGAATCCATTTCTGTTTCTATCGAATAAGATTTGCCATCTGTCGTTATGACAATCGTCCCGTCAACATCCGTTCCATACCATTCTATATTTTTATCATTTAATAAATCAATGACTTCCGGACTTGGATGACCATAAGAATTGTCCTCGCCAGCACTATAAATTGCCGTTTGCGGCTGCACTGCATCTACAAAAGCAGGATCGGTTGAGGTGTTGGAACCGTGATGTCCTAAATGTAGAAAGGTGCTTTGGAGAGAAGAAGATTCCATCATTTCTTTTTCTTCCTCTACGCCAGCGTCTCCGGTCAGGACAAAAGAAATCTGTTCATAAGCTAAGCGGACACTGACCGATTCTTCATTTACTTCACCGGATATGTCGTCAGGATACAGTACTTCCAATTCAACCGGTCCTAATTCATATTCTTCCCCAGTACGCGGTTCGTGGTAACCAACATCCTTAGATAAAATTTTCTCCATGGCTGTCTGATACGTATTCGATGTACTTTCATTACCAGACATCCAAACTTCATCGACAGCAAATTGATCGAGCACTTTGGAAAGTTGTCCGATATGATCCGCGTCCGGGTGACTGATGATAACCAAGTCAATAGCTGAAATTCCTTGAGCTTCTAAATATGGAACTACTTCATCCCCTTGCCAGTCCCCCGTATCAAATAGGATAACCGTCTCTTCCCCTTCATCCTCCACTGTAAACAATGTGGAATCCCCCTGCCCGACATCGATAAAATGCGCTTTAAAATCACCGTCCACTTTATCAGATTGAGCTGTAGCATCTGACCCTGTGTTACAGCCAGCCAGTAATATAAATAGCATAAACAAACTAACATATAATATGTTTTTCAAAACGTGATTCTCCTTGTCCAGTTTATTCTTTATCCATCATAATATAATGCACCTATTGCACCGGCATGACTGCCTTTTTCTAAAAAAGTAAGGTGATAGTCAAACATGCTGTCAAAAGAAGCAATAATCTTTTTTAAAAGCGGATTGCCGGACAGGGCACCGCCAATCATCACAATCTCTTTTGTATCTAAAGATGCCGCTGTTTTGCTTGCAAGTAAAACAATTGTTTCGCCGATTAACTGTGTTAATGATGCCAGCTGATCTTCGGAGGAAACAGACACATCGAGCTGGTCTTTTCCAAAATTTGCTGCCGTCAAGGAAGCTTCAATGGGAGTGTAGCTGAATTGGTAAATGTCTGATACCATTAAATCGCTTTTGGTTCGGTCTCCTTTTGAAGCTAAATCGACTAACGTACGATAATCCGAAGTGTTGGCAATGATTGCACCAAGTCCAGTAAACAATCCTCCGCCAACGCCCGTGCCGGATAAGCGTTTTTGTTGATAGAAAAAGGATGTTCCCGTACCAATATTTACTAATAGATAATCCGTATCAGGAAGCTTATTTTCTTCCATTAGTAAATACCTTGTACCTTCTAGGACACATTCAAATTCCTTGAAAATAGAAGCATGGTCATTCTTCAGTGCCTCGGCTCTGCCGCCTGTCACGTGAAGACTTGCTTCAGGAGCCAGCGTCTTTAACCACTGAATGACCTCGTCCATCCGGTCAGAAGGGTATGTTTTTAAATGGAGTCTCTTATTTTCTTCATATGCTATTTTTGTTAAAGAACCGCCAGCATCAATCCCAATTCGCTTCATTAAAAATCCCTCCATATGAATATAATTGCAAAAGTATTTTCTTTATTGTACCATGATTAGCTTCAGAACGCTCGTTCTTATTTTGTGTGATTTTATGCAAGAGGTAATCGTCCTCGGAAATAAATAGGTCATCATTTGAATAAAAAGAAATTGAAACTTTTAAATCACTCATTCGTAATAGTATAATAAGAGGAAGGAAATATATCGTAAAGAACGACACATGATAATATTAATCACATAGAGGTGAGGGTATGAGAGCAATATTGCAATTTTTAATGCAAAGCTTTATTGGTGCTGCCAGCCTGACAATTATATGGCTTGTTAGCTTTTTTATATATGGACAGACTGTACTATTAACAAGTTTGTTTGCTGCGGTTGGCGGTGTATTAACCTATGTGGCAGCAAAACAGATTATGGATTATCGATTTGTTAAAAGGCAGGGTTTAACTAAAAAAGAGTATAAATTTATTGATACCAATTTAAAAGAAGCAAGAGGTAAAATAACACGTATGCAAAAAGCGTTATTTAAAGTGCGATCTTTCCAGCATGCGCGGGAAAACTTAGCAATCGTGAGAACAGCACAAAAAATATATAACAACGCCAGAAAAGAACCGGCGCGATTCTATCAGGCAGAGAGTTTCTTCTACAACCATTTGGACTCACTTGTCGAATTATCAGAACGTTATGCTTATCTATCGAGCCAGCCTTCTCCGTCTATCGATATGCAAAAGTCACTGAAGGAGACCAGGCAGATGCTTAATGCTTTCAGCAAAACGATAAAAAAAGATTTGCAGGTAATGCTGCGCGATGATTTAGAAACGTTAGATTTTGAACTGGATGTAGCAAAGCAGACGCTGCGCCGATCCAAAAAATAAGGAGGATTCTACATGACTGCAAAAGACCATTCCAATGATTCGATAAATGATTTATTAAATGATCCGTTTGGTGAAAGGACAGAAGTTTCTACTGATACGTCAGACCAAAATATAGAAAGTGCGGAATCGACAAGGCTTGTTGACAGACTATCCAGTGATCATCGTAAAAAAGCAGAGCAGTTAGCGTTACAAATTGATACAACCAATCAGCAATCTCTGGTAAAATACGGGGTCGAAGCGCAAGCTAAATTGCATCAATTTTCCCATGAAATGTTAGAGCACGTTCAGAAACAGGATGTCAGCCAAATTGGCTCTATCTTGAATGAACTGATGAAAAAACTGGAGGATGTTGACCCTTCCGAGTTGAAGGAAGAAAAGACAGGATTTTTATCACGTATATTTGGAAAGTTACAGAAATCCGTCAATGAGATGCTGTCCCGCTATCAAAAGACAAGCTCCCAGATTGACCGTATCAGTGTACGTCTGGACCGGAATAAAGATTTACTCTTATCGGATAATGATATGCTTGATAAGTTATTTGCCACAAACCGGGATTACTATGATGCCTTAAATATTTACATTGCAGCTGGTGAACTGAAAGTGGAAGAAATGAATAACGAAATGATACCGCAGCTGCGTCAAAAGGCAGAAGCAAGCGGAAGCCAGATGGATGTTCAGGAAGTAAATGATATGCTTCAATTTGTGGACCGGCTTGAAAAACGGACGCATGATCTCCGGTTAAGCCGGCAAATTACGATGCAAAGTGCCCCGCAAATTCGTCTTATTCAAAATACGAATCAGGCACTTGTAGAAAAAATTCAATCCTCTGTGTTAACAGCTATTCCGCTATGGAAAAACCAGGTAGCCATTGCGTTAACTTTATTAAGACAGCGCCATGCGATGGAAGCACAAAAACAAGTATCGCAGACGACCAATGATTTATTATTAAAAAATGCAGATATGTTGAAAGCAAATACTGTGGAGACAGCCAAAGAAAATGAACGGGGTCTTGTGGATATCGATACATTGAAG
The nucleotide sequence above comes from Oceanobacillus timonensis. Encoded proteins:
- the coaW gene encoding type II pantothenate kinase, whose translation is MKRIGIDAGGSLTKIAYEENKRLHLKTYPSDRMDEVIQWLKTLAPEASLHVTGGRAEALKNDHASIFKEFECVLEGTRYLLMEENKLPDTDYLLVNIGTGTSFFYQQKRLSGTGVGGGLFTGLGAIIANTSDYRTLVDLASKGDRTKSDLMVSDIYQFSYTPIEASLTAANFGKDQLDVSVSSEDQLASLTQLIGETIVLLASKTAASLDTKEIVMIGGALSGNPLLKKIIASFDSMFDYHLTFLEKGSHAGAIGALYYDG
- the pdxS gene encoding pyridoxal 5'-phosphate synthase lyase subunit PdxS; this translates as MTDRVTGTERVKRGMAQMQKGGVIMDVVNKEQAKIAEEAGAVAVMALEKVPSDIRAAGGVARMADVGIVEEVMEAVSIPVMAKARIGHIVEARVLESLGVDYIDESEVLTPADDLFHLNKKPFTVPFVCGCRDLGEAARRIGEGASMLRTKGEPGTGNIVEAVRHLREVQSQVKRIVHMNEDELMTEAKELGAPFEILLQIKEEGRLPVVNFAAGGVATPADAALMMELGADGVFVGSGIFKSKHPEKFARSIVEATTAYQDYQKIGELSKDLGEAMKGIDMKTLQAEDRMQDRSF
- a CDS encoding PLP-dependent aminotransferase family protein codes for the protein MDLLSVHLDKTNDIALYEQLYEFIKQEIVQERLPHGQKLPSKRKLANHLEVSQNTVETAFEQLVAEGYITSRPRRGFYVLAHGDLEFIEQTTKKEAPKQDEKPATLFDFSPNKIDTEAFPFSAWRKLNRQVIDEAHHDLLLLGEAQGDKVLREAIAHYVYHARGIDCDPDTIVVGAGVEVLMQQLLSLLPDSTVFGIEDPGYQLMVKLITHFGFLGRPLSMNEEGVSMEAVHLLEPDFIYVTPSNHFPYGTVTSINRRSQLLQWANETESRYIIEDDYDSEFRYTGKTIPPMKKMDFNDRVIYLGSFSKSLIPSLRISYMILPKKLLEQYRNRLTFQHSTVSRIDQHVLAHFIQDGYFEKHLNRMRKIYRRKFELVHELFEPYKPSIQLLGEQSGLHVVCEVKNGLTEQEILQRAKQQKIKLYSISYYATKDAIASYPQFVIGFAGIQEKKLEEAVKQMIDIFQL
- a CDS encoding toxic anion resistance protein, with protein sequence MTAKDHSNDSINDLLNDPFGERTEVSTDTSDQNIESAESTRLVDRLSSDHRKKAEQLALQIDTTNQQSLVKYGVEAQAKLHQFSHEMLEHVQKQDVSQIGSILNELMKKLEDVDPSELKEEKTGFLSRIFGKLQKSVNEMLSRYQKTSSQIDRISVRLDRNKDLLLSDNDMLDKLFATNRDYYDALNIYIAAGELKVEEMNNEMIPQLRQKAEASGSQMDVQEVNDMLQFVDRLEKRTHDLRLSRQITMQSAPQIRLIQNTNQALVEKIQSSVLTAIPLWKNQVAIALTLLRQRHAMEAQKQVSQTTNDLLLKNADMLKANTVETAKENERGLVDIDTLKQTQEKLMSTIEETLQIQSDGRKKRQDAEKELIGMEEDLKNKMLEFKE
- a CDS encoding DUF3006 domain-containing protein; translation: MKGIIDRFEGDLAVILIETENREIHIPSKELPATCTVKSVVHIEESSETYPKITLDAAADQANKQKSSDLRKALLNREKNSKLKRKK
- a CDS encoding MBL fold metallo-hydrolase, translated to MKNILYVSLFMLFILLAGCNTGSDATAQSDKVDGDFKAHFIDVGQGDSTLFTVEDEGEETVILFDTGDWQGDEVVPYLEAQGISAIDLVIISHPDADHIGQLSKVLDQFAVDEVWMSGNESTSNTYQTAMEKILSKDVGYHEPRTGEEYELGPVELEVLYPDDISGEVNEESVSVRLAYEQISFVLTGDAGVEEEKEMMESSSLQSTFLHLGHHGSNTSTDPAFVDAVQPQTAIYSAGEDNSYGHPSPEVIDLLNDKNIEWYGTDVDGTIVITTDGKSYSIETEMDSEMSEANPDDEQNGAEEEAIQDGPDNSSAAEEETNEDSCIDLNRASKEDLTAIIHIGEERAAQIIDERPFDSLEEIEKINGLGPSRIADIESEGYICGF
- a CDS encoding 5-bromo-4-chloroindolyl phosphate hydrolysis family protein, coding for MRAILQFLMQSFIGAASLTIIWLVSFFIYGQTVLLTSLFAAVGGVLTYVAAKQIMDYRFVKRQGLTKKEYKFIDTNLKEARGKITRMQKALFKVRSFQHARENLAIVRTAQKIYNNARKEPARFYQAESFFYNHLDSLVELSERYAYLSSQPSPSIDMQKSLKETRQMLNAFSKTIKKDLQVMLRDDLETLDFELDVAKQTLRRSKK
- the pdxT gene encoding pyridoxal 5'-phosphate synthase glutaminase subunit PdxT, giving the protein MSERKYTIGILGMQGATAEHAKHLHHLGHDTMLIKNKEQLEDVDGLIIPGGESTAIWRLMKKNNLIEAVRTFAQLKKPIFGTCAGLVLLATDDPGTEDPVKLGLMDIQVTRNGFGRQKDSFEAALDVKDMTTSYPAVFIRAPYIETAGENVTVLATYDDKIVAAKEDNLLAAAFHPELTDDNRFLELFLSMVEEQTVSTVS